The Halodesulfovibrio sp. MK-HDV DNA segment CTCCGGAAGGCTCCTACATTGACTGCGGTAACCGCATTGAAATGCAGGCCCCTAACACCCGTGCAGAAATCATCGCACGCACACTGACCACCGGTGGTACTATTATCAACCGTGGTTACATTGGTGCTGATGCTGTACCTGCTCGCGGTCACCTAGAATGCAAAGGTCTTATTCTCGGCGGCGGCCGTATTCATGCAATTCCTGAACTTGATTCCGATCAGGACGGTGTTGAGCTTTCTCACGAAGCTGCCGTTGGTAAAATCGCTCAGGAAGAAATTGAATACCTCATGGCTCGCGGTCTTGACGAAGACGAAGCAACCTCTACCATTGTCCGCGGCTTCCTTAACGTAGAAATGGATGGGCTTCCTAAAGAGCTTCAAAATGCTATTGAACAGCAGATTGATGAGCTCGACGCAGGCGACGCAATGTAATCTGCTCTTTTCGCACAAAATAAAAAATCCCTCTGAAGCCGTACTTCAGAGGGATTTTTTTGTATGATACAGCACACAAACTATACTGGAATGAAACGTCATGAAAACAGTACAGTTTAACAATTCAGTACTATTTTATGACAAGCTACAGGAGATTTATTGTGAAGAGATTCGCAACAATAGCTTTTGCTATCATCTGCACATACATGCTGTCTTTCAGCATGCCAGCATACGCTAACGAAGAATGTATTAATTACGCAAAGCCGCTTGCAAGCAGCGCCCGTTTACTGGCCAAATCTATCGAAGTATCCACAGAAGCACTTGTAGCCATTAACAAGCGTGCCAACGAAAATGAGATCACTTCGTTTAATGACTTTGTTGAATCCTCTCAGGAACGATCTGAAAAAATGATTCGCAGCCTTGATGAAAAACAACAGACCATAATGGATCGCGCTGAATCCACAACAGACTACACCTTATGCAAGAAAGACATGCAGGATGAGCTTGAAGAACTAAAAGCTGAGACAAAAGAAGCACAAAAGTTGCTAATTGAATTGAAAGATTCCATCAAAAGTATGCTTGATGAATTAAAAGGCGCGTTCTTTGGATAGAGCCGTAGCTGGCGCTAGGGTACAAAGGGATGAAGAAGCATTCGTTACTGCTGACTTGAATAATGAATACGTGACATACCATTATTCAAGAGAGAGCACCCTGCGCCCTACAACCTTATTATTCTGCGGCACAAACTCGTTTTGAGCTTCTAAAAACGGCGAAACGCTTCCTACTATAGGCTCAAGCTTTTCTTCATCAAAAAGAACAGCCACGGAAGCAAGAATTTTAGTGTTTCCTTGAGAAACGAAAAGATATTTTGATTTCTTAGCGGTGAAGTATGAAGAGACGATGCCTAACCGGTCGCGTTCTGGATGAGTCGTAACATAGACACCTTTTGATGTAAGATGCGGAGCAATCTCTTCAAGATTCCAAATCCCTGCCACATCAAAAACAACATCATAGGTTTCATCAGAATGTAGAATTTCTTCCTGTGTGTACTCAATAAAGTTGTCCACCCCAAGTCGCAGCAATTCATGCTGGTGCCATGAACGCCCTTGAGCGGTTATTTCTGCACCGAGCATTTTCGCAAATTGCACAGCATAAATGCCAACACCACCAGAAGCACCACTTAACAGAATGCGCTGGTTCTTTTTTAAACCTGCCAACACCTGCAAGGCTCGCATGGATGTCATGCAGCCAACAGGCACTGTCGCAGCCTGCACATGGCTAAGCTTATCAGGTTTATAAAAAATCATGCCTTCAGACACACACACATATTCCGCGTGGGCAACTCCGCCCTTACGAAAGTCTGTATATCCAAAAACATCATCGCCCTCTTTAAAGCGCTTACCAGCGATAGCTACAGTTCCAGAAAATTCATATCCCGTAATGACACCCCGTTCAGCACGACGTCTTTTCGTACGCCAACCCAACTCATCCATGGCAAACAAGTGCTTGTCACGCCCGCCAATAGATGTTGCACGGACTCGCACCAGCACCTCACCCTTGTCGGGAACAGGAACAGGACGTTCTTCAAACACAATCTGCTGTTCGAGTTCGCGTTCTGGATACAAGACCATAACGGTCATGGTCTGCTGATGAAAAGACATATGCGAAACGACTCCTTGTTACACGTTTTCGCAACATACTTTCACCAGTCTACCTAAGGTTCCGAGGTATAAGCAGTATTGTTTCGCAGTAACGACAAAGAACGCAACTTACATGTTTGACTTTAGGGTCTCTTCAAGCTCTGGATTTAGTTTTACAAGGAGGGAGCCCTCAGCTTCCGCACGCACTTTACCGGCAGCAGCGCCTTTAATTTTGCGTACATTTTTCACCCGGGCAAACATAATGCTAGCCTGTTCATCTTCTCGCTGCCAACTTTTAACGCCAACAAGAATAGCGGCCTCGTTCAAGGTCTGCTCAGGAATCTGCTGATCAGGATAATCTAAATGCAACACAAGGTGGGCACTCGGTCCATCTTCTGCGTGGAACCATAAATCATAGGATGAAACTCTATTCAGAATTTCATGGTTCCCTTGAGCATTACGTCCGCGAAGCATGAGAAAGCCGTCAGAACTTCTGAAGCGCTGAATAAATTTATCCTTTGCCTGGTGTTTCTGCTGACGTTTTAACGCGCCACCTTTAAGCTTCTTCTCCGTTTGTAACTTGGGAACTTCACCCTCGCCACGCTGGA contains these protein-coding regions:
- a CDS encoding NAD(P)-dependent alcohol dehydrogenase, with the protein product MSFHQQTMTVMVLYPERELEQQIVFEERPVPVPDKGEVLVRVRATSIGGRDKHLFAMDELGWRTKRRRAERGVITGYEFSGTVAIAGKRFKEGDDVFGYTDFRKGGVAHAEYVCVSEGMIFYKPDKLSHVQAATVPVGCMTSMRALQVLAGLKKNQRILLSGASGGVGIYAVQFAKMLGAEITAQGRSWHQHELLRLGVDNFIEYTQEEILHSDETYDVVFDVAGIWNLEEIAPHLTSKGVYVTTHPERDRLGIVSSYFTAKKSKYLFVSQGNTKILASVAVLFDEEKLEPIVGSVSPFLEAQNEFVPQNNKVVGRRVLSLE